A DNA window from Pseudomonas resinovorans NBRC 106553 contains the following coding sequences:
- a CDS encoding CaiB/BaiF CoA-transferase family protein — MYDVMNGVRVIEVAEHTFVPAAGMVLADWGADVIKVERAQGGDAARHMKLPGADGAINPFFEAANRGKRGIALDLTQPAGREQLYRLIDGADVFLTNLRADARQKLGIEAADLMARNPRLIYARGTGYGLRGALANDGGFDYPSAWCRAGAANGQALPGDMPPRQPGSIGDLTGGVTLAGAIAAALFRRERTGQGAVVDNALYMVGTYLMSQSLLATSIGAPTIPVQSQADSDFALANNYRTRDGRWISLCLLMDKWWPDFVAHVERPDLLEDSRFVDIRARHINSRALIAVLNDVFAGRDYADWCTRLASLEGVWAPVQNPTEVLADAQALENGFVSPVADRYMTGVSPAQFDERPVGELRMGPGFGQHTDEVLREIGIGESELMSLRKLGAVK; from the coding sequence ATGTACGACGTCATGAACGGAGTGCGGGTAATCGAGGTCGCTGAGCACACTTTCGTACCCGCTGCCGGAATGGTGCTGGCCGACTGGGGGGCGGATGTGATCAAGGTGGAGCGCGCCCAGGGTGGTGACGCCGCGCGGCACATGAAACTGCCGGGTGCCGACGGTGCAATCAACCCCTTCTTCGAAGCCGCCAACCGCGGCAAGCGCGGTATCGCGCTGGACCTGACCCAGCCGGCGGGCCGTGAGCAGTTGTACCGGCTGATCGATGGCGCCGATGTGTTCCTCACCAACCTGCGCGCGGACGCTCGGCAGAAGTTGGGCATAGAGGCAGCCGACCTCATGGCGCGCAATCCAAGGCTGATCTATGCCCGCGGCACTGGCTATGGCCTTCGCGGCGCCTTGGCCAATGATGGAGGTTTCGATTACCCCTCGGCCTGGTGTCGCGCAGGGGCCGCCAATGGCCAGGCCCTGCCGGGTGACATGCCGCCGCGTCAGCCTGGCTCGATTGGCGACCTCACCGGTGGCGTCACGCTGGCCGGCGCAATAGCTGCAGCGCTGTTCCGTCGCGAACGCACGGGGCAGGGGGCGGTGGTGGACAACGCGCTCTATATGGTGGGGACTTACCTGATGTCGCAATCCTTGCTGGCGACCAGCATCGGTGCGCCAACCATCCCCGTGCAGTCGCAGGCGGACAGCGACTTCGCCTTGGCCAACAACTACCGCACACGCGACGGCCGCTGGATCAGCTTGTGCCTGCTGATGGACAAGTGGTGGCCGGACTTCGTCGCCCATGTAGAGCGCCCTGATCTGCTTGAGGACTCGCGCTTCGTCGATATCCGCGCGCGGCACATCAATTCGCGAGCGCTGATTGCCGTACTGAACGACGTCTTCGCCGGCCGCGACTATGCCGACTGGTGCACGCGCTTGGCGAGCCTGGAAGGCGTCTGGGCTCCCGTCCAGAACCCGACGGAAGTTCTGGCCGATGCCCAGGCCCTGGAGAATGGCTTCGTCAGCCCAGTGGCGGACCGTTACATGACGGGCGTATCACCCGCTCAATTCGATGAGCGGCCCGTGGGTGAACTCCGTATGGGGCCGGGATTCGGCCAGCACACGGATGAAGTGCTTCGCGAGATCGGGATAGGGGAGAGCGAGCTGATGTCGCTGCGCAAGCTAGGGGCGGTCAAGTAG
- a CDS encoding TetR/AcrR family transcriptional regulator, which translates to MSVKTRGRPRKELDVALLEAAAAEFLEFGYTDANIERIAAAGNTTKPALYRRYPSKEALFEATLSHLAKDFELDLGFLDHTRPVEDALYDLALLFYEKLGTTKVVSMTRLSAFTSNRFPELILAFRAEVMKGFMGPLTAYFQWLNEQGVVSMRDTLDAAIIFTTLTGRPHERLMGVIMPEEKVEPHLRELVRFFLAGYAPGKSRKPGKSRK; encoded by the coding sequence ATGTCCGTGAAAACCAGAGGGCGGCCCCGCAAGGAACTCGATGTCGCCCTGCTAGAGGCCGCTGCCGCGGAATTTCTGGAGTTCGGTTACACCGACGCCAACATCGAGCGAATTGCCGCTGCGGGAAACACCACCAAGCCAGCGCTGTACCGCCGCTACCCGAGCAAGGAAGCGCTGTTCGAGGCCACCCTCTCCCACCTGGCAAAGGACTTCGAGCTGGACTTGGGCTTTCTCGACCATACACGGCCCGTCGAAGATGCTCTCTACGATCTAGCGCTGCTGTTCTATGAGAAATTGGGTACCACCAAGGTGGTGTCCATGACGCGGTTGAGCGCCTTCACCAGCAATCGATTTCCTGAGCTGATCCTGGCCTTCCGGGCCGAGGTGATGAAGGGTTTCATGGGGCCTCTGACCGCTTACTTCCAGTGGCTCAACGAGCAGGGGGTGGTGAGCATGCGGGACACCCTGGACGCCGCAATCATTTTCACCACCCTCACCGGGCGGCCCCATGAACGGCTGATGGGCGTGATCATGCCCGAGGAGAAGGTCGAACCCCATCTGCGCGAGCTTGTCCGGTTCTTCCTGGCAGGTTATGCGCCAGGTAAGTCTCGGAAGCCAGGTAAATCTCGGAAGTAG
- a CDS encoding SDR family oxidoreductase: MNKELVIITGLGAMGLACARRLGTGRHLLLVDNSSERLHEAEQALAEDGHSVESLLLDLGASDAGQRLAERIEAAGVALRLLLHTAAVSPTQASARTIYQVNLEGTAYMLEQLTPYLAPGSVGIVIASMAGQFVSLTPEQEQALASGPAQSLAALAANWEGSEDTNRAYMVAKRGNQLRVEAEALRWARHGARLVSISPGIISTAQGRQEVAEQPQVAQLVHDCPVGRIGTPEDIAACVEWLASPAAGFVTGTDLRIDGGTIAALRWASER, translated from the coding sequence TGGGCACGGGCCGCCACCTGCTGCTGGTGGACAACTCCAGTGAGCGACTGCACGAGGCCGAACAGGCACTGGCCGAAGACGGTCACAGCGTCGAGAGTCTCCTGCTTGATTTGGGCGCCAGCGACGCGGGACAACGTCTGGCCGAGCGGATAGAGGCCGCTGGTGTAGCTTTGCGACTATTGCTGCACACGGCGGCGGTATCTCCCACTCAGGCCAGCGCGCGAACCATCTACCAGGTCAACCTAGAAGGCACCGCATATATGCTGGAACAGCTGACGCCCTACCTTGCCCCCGGCTCGGTGGGCATCGTGATCGCCAGCATGGCCGGACAGTTCGTCAGCCTGACCCCGGAGCAGGAACAGGCCTTGGCAAGCGGTCCAGCTCAGTCGCTTGCGGCATTGGCAGCCAACTGGGAAGGCTCGGAGGATACCAATCGGGCCTATATGGTCGCCAAGCGTGGTAACCAGCTGCGCGTCGAAGCCGAGGCATTGCGCTGGGCCCGACATGGCGCTCGCCTGGTCTCTATCAGCCCAGGCATCATCTCCACTGCGCAGGGCCGCCAGGAGGTGGCCGAACAACCCCAGGTTGCGCAACTGGTACACGACTGCCCGGTTGGCCGCATCGGCACGCCGGAGGACATCGCAGCCTGCGTAGAGTGGCTAGCGAGCCCCGCCGCGGGATTCGTCACCGGTACCGACCTGCGCATTGACGGTGGCACCATTGCAGCACTGCGCTGGGCCTCCGAGAGATGA